A window of Kiritimatiellaceae bacterium contains these coding sequences:
- a CDS encoding RluA family pseudouridine synthase, whose amino-acid sequence MKTPRKHRPRGLEILFEDRDLLVINKEPGLLTMSFHRDETQTAERVLTDYLRKGAARSRLRAFVVHRLDRETSGLLIFAKTEAVQQHLKDHWKEVEKEYLAIANGSLAQKSGTLSSYLAENDDQFVYSTDQTKGKWSETQYTVVRENKLFSELKINLLTGRKNQIRVHLAELGHPVVGDTKYGPKGKKFERMALHSRRIAFNHPHSRKRMGFEAPVPAFFGRLMEQP is encoded by the coding sequence ATGAAAACGCCGCGCAAACACCGTCCGCGAGGATTGGAAATTCTTTTTGAAGACCGCGACCTGCTGGTGATCAACAAAGAGCCCGGTCTGCTGACGATGAGTTTTCACCGCGACGAAACGCAAACTGCCGAACGGGTTTTGACCGATTATTTGCGTAAAGGCGCGGCCCGTTCCCGGTTGCGTGCCTTTGTGGTTCACCGGCTCGACCGCGAAACATCCGGCCTGCTGATCTTCGCCAAGACCGAAGCCGTTCAGCAGCATCTCAAAGATCACTGGAAGGAAGTAGAGAAAGAATATTTGGCCATCGCCAACGGATCGCTGGCGCAGAAATCCGGAACGCTTTCGAGTTATCTGGCGGAAAATGACGATCAGTTTGTCTATTCAACCGACCAGACGAAAGGGAAGTGGTCGGAGACGCAGTACACCGTCGTGCGGGAAAACAAACTGTTCAGCGAACTGAAAATCAATCTGCTGACAGGCCGGAAGAATCAGATCCGTGTTCATTTGGCCGAACTCGGTCATCCGGTGGTCGGCGACACGAAGTACGGCCCCAAAGGAAAAAAGTTTGAGCGGATGGCTCTGCACTCCCGCCGCATCGCATTCAATCATCCGCACAGCAGAAAGCGGATGGGTTTCGAAGCTCCGGTTCCGGCGTTTTTCGGCAGGCTGATGGAACAGCCGTAG
- a CDS encoding phosphoribosyl-AMP cyclohydrolase has protein sequence MMSKELEEGQKLELDWNKLEKAVAGTKGIIPVAVQHADTKEVILVAYINKLAFEESLKRKMLVLWSSSRQELWIKGLTSGETFELLEARVNCEQNSLLFIVRPNRGGICHTKNDAGQPRNCYYRKIDFGTLQLENTDR, from the coding sequence ATCATGAGCAAGGAATTGGAAGAAGGGCAGAAACTCGAACTCGACTGGAACAAGCTGGAGAAGGCGGTTGCCGGCACCAAGGGAATTATTCCGGTTGCCGTTCAGCACGCCGATACCAAGGAAGTGATTCTGGTCGCCTACATCAATAAGCTGGCGTTCGAAGAATCGCTGAAGCGCAAGATGCTGGTGCTGTGGAGTTCGTCGCGGCAGGAGCTTTGGATCAAAGGTCTGACCTCCGGCGAAACCTTTGAGCTGCTCGAAGCGCGCGTCAACTGCGAGCAGAACTCACTGCTGTTCATCGTCCGTCCGAATCGCGGCGGAATCTGCCACACCAAGAACGACGCAGGCCAGCCGCGCAACTGCTACTACCGCAAAATTGACTTCGGCACTCTTCAGCTCGAAAACACTGACCGTTGA
- a CDS encoding GNAT family N-acetyltransferase, whose translation MKARLQPDESASPSGSLRIVEVDTFPELGKHADAWAELLLQSTTASPMLSYPWISAFFEHRLIPGERWLCLFAYEGDRLVGVLPLITVRSYKLPLRPVLLFKMPHDLLHTASVDCLTLRGRENLLGTFIKHLQVSRKGWPLIRFRSLPDSSPSMICFKQKECSAVCRPAGAENFIRLPVDYNAYHEGLSHGFRRQLKRRGRKLEELPDVRFLLRETSRTVAENLAHFMEVESSGWKGERNSAIQDDRENAALFLAAAERLERHGWMEWNFLEADGKTIAAHFAMRINRTLYVIKIGYRDDYSFCTPGNLLFAKVIENSIAQGDVDEINCMAVCDWHKEWNVQGRSLYDLVVFPRIPVFSALICSAARMLKAHK comes from the coding sequence ATGAAAGCACGGCTCCAGCCAGACGAATCCGCCTCGCCGTCCGGAAGCCTCCGGATCGTTGAGGTGGATACGTTTCCGGAGCTTGGGAAACATGCCGATGCCTGGGCGGAGCTGCTGCTTCAATCGACCACCGCCTCGCCGATGCTGTCGTATCCGTGGATCAGCGCGTTTTTTGAACACCGGCTGATTCCCGGCGAACGCTGGCTCTGCCTTTTTGCGTACGAAGGCGACCGGCTGGTCGGCGTGCTTCCACTGATTACGGTTCGTTCGTACAAACTGCCGCTCCGTCCGGTTCTGCTGTTTAAAATGCCGCATGATCTTCTGCATACGGCATCGGTTGACTGTCTGACTTTGCGCGGACGGGAAAATCTGCTCGGAACATTCATTAAGCATCTTCAGGTTTCGCGCAAAGGCTGGCCGCTGATCCGGTTCCGGTCGCTGCCGGACAGTTCGCCGTCCATGATTTGCTTTAAGCAGAAGGAATGTTCTGCGGTCTGCCGTCCGGCGGGCGCGGAAAACTTTATCCGGCTTCCGGTAGATTACAATGCGTACCACGAAGGGCTGTCGCACGGCTTTCGCCGTCAGCTCAAGCGGCGCGGGCGCAAACTCGAGGAGCTGCCGGACGTCCGTTTTCTCCTCCGCGAAACCAGCCGGACGGTCGCTGAAAATCTGGCGCACTTTATGGAGGTTGAGAGCAGCGGCTGGAAGGGCGAGCGGAATTCGGCGATTCAAGACGACAGAGAGAACGCCGCACTTTTTCTCGCGGCGGCAGAACGGCTCGAGCGGCACGGCTGGATGGAGTGGAATTTTCTGGAAGCGGATGGGAAAACGATTGCCGCGCACTTTGCCATGCGGATTAACCGCACGCTGTATGTGATTAAAATCGGTTACCGCGACGACTATTCGTTTTGCACGCCGGGCAATCTTCTGTTCGCCAAGGTGATTGAAAATTCCATCGCGCAGGGCGATGTGGACGAAATCAACTGCATGGCGGTTTGCGACTGGCATAAGGAATGGAACGTCCAGGGTCGTTCGCTTTACGATCTGGTTGTGTTCCCCCGCATTCCGGTTTTTTCGGCGTTGATTTGTTCCGCGGCCCGCATGCTTAAGGCGCACAAATGA
- a CDS encoding transcription elongation factor, which produces MNKTALLRAVITELENDLRRQRAANQQASAGATDGEARAETKWDTCGLESSYLARGHAMQFKALVADLETLRTFMIPVYDSLPIGVGALVETELDKEKMLCFLLPCAGGIEVNFEGLAVSVITPSSPIGAALMDKKPGGKFSFRAGSTGKILSVS; this is translated from the coding sequence ATGAATAAAACCGCTCTGCTGCGTGCCGTGATTACCGAACTGGAGAACGATCTCCGCCGTCAGCGGGCGGCGAATCAGCAGGCTTCCGCTGGCGCGACCGATGGCGAGGCGCGCGCCGAAACCAAGTGGGACACCTGCGGGCTGGAATCGTCCTATCTGGCGCGCGGCCACGCCATGCAGTTTAAAGCGCTGGTCGCTGATCTCGAAACGTTGCGTACCTTCATGATTCCGGTTTATGACAGTTTGCCTATCGGCGTTGGCGCGCTGGTTGAGACAGAACTGGATAAGGAAAAGATGCTTTGCTTTCTGCTGCCGTGCGCCGGCGGCATCGAGGTTAATTTTGAAGGACTCGCGGTCAGTGTGATTACCCCGTCGTCGCCGATCGGTGCGGCGCTGATGGACAAAAAGCCGGGCGGTAAATTTTCATTCCGCGCCGGCTCAACCGGAAAGATTTTATCTGTTTCATGA
- the rsgA gene encoding ribosome small subunit-dependent GTPase A yields the protein MSSPETLEEFGFNTWFKEQADASVSKDCKPARITAVHKGWCDISDGTETRPAKTTGKLRREARTTNDYLTVGDWVLATNFDGGDFAMIHSVLERQNTLKRKTAGKEVSHQLIAANIDTAFVVHTLDKGFNLPKLERYLSIVNESGIEPVVLLTKKDLLSATELKERLAEVEARLTNVPVFAFSNTNGSGLKKVQKLFQRGKTYCLIGASGVGKTSLINSLFGEEDLYFTLPVRESDGKGIHTTTWRELIVLNNGALVIDTPGMRELGHLDTGAGIKDTFEELTALEGQCRFRDCAHTKTKGCAIEAAVEAGTIPKARYENFIRMRQETAANEKSLREQKWKNK from the coding sequence ATGAGCAGTCCTGAAACCTTAGAAGAATTTGGTTTTAATACGTGGTTCAAGGAACAGGCCGACGCTTCTGTTTCCAAGGACTGCAAGCCGGCCCGCATTACCGCCGTACACAAAGGCTGGTGCGACATCAGCGACGGCACCGAAACCCGTCCGGCAAAAACCACCGGCAAGTTGCGCCGCGAGGCCCGCACCACCAATGACTATTTGACAGTCGGCGACTGGGTGCTGGCGACCAATTTTGACGGCGGCGATTTCGCGATGATTCACTCCGTGCTGGAACGGCAGAATACGCTGAAGCGCAAAACGGCGGGCAAAGAAGTCAGCCACCAGCTGATCGCCGCCAATATCGACACGGCCTTCGTGGTTCATACGCTGGACAAGGGATTTAATCTGCCGAAGCTGGAGCGCTATCTTTCCATCGTGAACGAGAGCGGCATCGAACCGGTCGTTCTGCTCACCAAAAAAGACCTGCTGTCCGCCACAGAACTGAAAGAGCGTTTGGCTGAAGTGGAAGCCCGCCTGACGAACGTACCGGTTTTCGCTTTCAGCAACACCAACGGTTCTGGCCTGAAAAAAGTTCAGAAACTTTTCCAGCGCGGAAAAACATACTGTCTGATCGGCGCGTCCGGAGTCGGCAAAACCTCGCTGATCAACAGCTTGTTTGGCGAAGAGGATTTATATTTCACCCTGCCCGTCCGTGAAAGCGACGGCAAAGGCATTCATACCACGACGTGGCGCGAACTGATCGTGCTGAATAACGGTGCGCTGGTAATCGACACGCCCGGCATGCGTGAACTCGGCCATCTGGATACCGGCGCCGGAATCAAAGATACCTTTGAAGAACTCACTGCGCTGGAAGGTCAGTGCCGGTTCAGAGATTGTGCGCACACCAAAACCAAAGGCTGCGCGATTGAAGCGGCGGTTGAAGCCGGAACGATTCCGAAAGCGCGCTACGAAAACTTTATCCGCATGCGGCAGGAAACCGCCGCCAACGAAAAATCCCTGCGCGAACAGAAGTGGAAGAATAAGTAG